Proteins from one Acanthopagrus latus isolate v.2019 chromosome 18, fAcaLat1.1, whole genome shotgun sequence genomic window:
- the mrpl18 gene encoding 39S ribosomal protein L18, mitochondrial yields the protein MALCELSRSFRLLVGQIQRCRPIVATNQTARCLSQAAPQQEPSPDENEAVNPTFVNRNPRNLEQMALAVKERGWKTTWPHREFYHRLVLTRTQHHATAEVFSCSSPVPVLSCSTKEWALKKELATTNCVAACQAVGDVLAQRCQQAGITRMVYRAIPWTYRSEAVQSFRAAMKEGGIILSEPRRKYVGT from the exons ATGGCTCTGTGTGAACTTAGTCGCAGTTTTCGGCTGTTGGTAGGTCAAATTCAACGATGTCGTCCGATTGTGGCTACAAATCAGACAG CTCGGTGTCTGAGTCAGGCAGCCCCTCAGCAGGAGCCCAGTCCAGATGAAAATGAAGCCGTGAACCCGACCTTTGTGAACAGGAACCCCCGGAACCTTGAGCAGATGGCTCTGGCCGTGAAGGAGCGGGGTTGGAAGACGACCTGGCCCCACCGGGAGTTCTACCACAG GTTGGTATTAACTCGCACCCAGCACCATGCGACGGCAGAAgtgttctcctgcagctctcctgTCCCGGTGCTCTCCTGTTCGACCAAGGAGTGGGCGTTAAAGAAGGAGCTGGCCACTACAAATTGCGTGGCAGCGTGTCAAGCGGTGGGAGACGTGCTGGCACAAAGATGTCAGCAGGCTGGCATCACCAGGATGGTGTACAGGGCAATTCCCTGGACGTACCGCTCTGAAGCT GTTCAGTCGTTCAGGGCAGCAATGAAAGAGGGAGGTATCATCCTCAGTGAACCCCGGAGGAAATACGTTGGGACCTGA
- the si:ch211-203d1.3 gene encoding protein phosphatase Slingshot homolog 3 isoform X1 → MALLTLHRNPTLSTAQDELQQRRGRLQKRESFALVKGAVHLLEEGKGADLHEESSPTPVSPVKEGNRASDTRRKQLHAMVEQLRPEDTIKLAVQLESVNPARVRYLIVVSTLGNKQESILLGMDFPNQDSDQCTIGLVLPVWSDTQVYLDGDGGFSVTSAEETRIFKPVSMQTMWSVLQVLHGCCERAVKATVIPGNGLEWAQHYHQHIESDRFCLNEWEAMDDLESVRKDSNGHSSADRVSNEGLIREHLRDIMRTEDLDNLTSKMVHSALKTRLAFDIRPFKEYIDNEILVTMAQMDKPSKIFDYLYLGSEWNAANFEELQKNNVGYILNMTREIDNFFPESFTYMNIRVYDVEATDLLSHWPDTYNFINTARKSGQAVLVHCKMGISRSGSTVIAYAMKQQHWPLDVALAYVRERRSIVNPNDGFMKQLQTYNGILNASQQRHSTLWRRKSRDQRQKSVNKEKGGEEGKPDEEEEEEEEEDEEDEGLEEDEETPDEKDDSEEETEVFVEPTPKSDTDHGPGQTGPPGVNPAITVNEPDKDKVASSVNRSGRMNLFSLMQSISELDDGDKGQLPGSPRRSPGQRRRSQVRRSLTHQSACVDVSPEPRSLQDAGQS, encoded by the exons ATGGCTCTGTTGACACTGCACAGGAACCCAACCCTCTCCACCGCTCAA GATGAACTCCAACAAAGAAGAGGGAGACTCCAGAAAAG GGAGAGCTTTGCCCTTGTGAAGGGGGCCGTTCACCTGCTGGAAGAAGGCAAAGGGGCAGACCTCCATGAGGAGAGTTCGCCCACTCCAGTCTCTCCTGTGAAGGAAGGCAACAGAGCGTCAGACACACGACGCAAACAACTTCACGCCATGGTTGAACAGCTCAGACCAGAAGATACTATCAAGCTG GCGGTTCAGCTGGAGTCTGTCAACCCAGCCAGAGTCCGGTATCTGATTGTTGTCTCCACCCTGGGCAACAAGCAAGAGAGCATCCTGCTGGGCATGGATTTCCCCAACCAAGACAG TGATCAGTGCACCATTGGCCTGGTTCTGCCAGTATGGAGCGACACACAGGTGTATCTGGATGGAGATGG TGGCTTTAGCGTGACCTCGGCCGAAGAGACTAGAATTTTTAAGCCTGTTTCCATGCAGACCATGTG GTCAGTGCTGCAGGTGTTGCATGGCTGCTGCGAGCGGGCGGTCAAGGCAACGGTGATCCCAGGTAACGGCCTGGAGTGGGCCCAGCACTACCACCAGCACATCGAGTCAGACCGCTTCTGCCTCAATGAGTGGGAGGCCATGGACGACCTGGAGTCGGTCCGCAAGGACAGTAATGGACACAG tTCGGCAGACAGAGTTTCCAATGAGGGGCTAATCAGAGAGCACCTGAGAGACATCATGAGGACTGAAGACCTAGACAACCTCACATCTAAGATG GTGCACTCTGCCTTGAAGACCAGATTAGCCTTCGACATAAGACCTTTTAAGGAGTATATCGACAATGAGATCCTGGTCACCATGGCTCAGATGGACAAACCCTCCAAAATATTTGACTACCTTTACCTG GGCTCTGAGTGGAACGCAGCGAActttgaggagctgcagaaaaacaa tgtgggCTATATTCTGAATATGACAAGGGAGATTGACAACTTTTTCCCGGAGTCCTTCACTTACATGAACATCAGAGTGTATGATGTGGAGGCCACCGACCTGCTCAGTCACTGGCCAGACACATACAACTTCATCAACACTGCAAG GAAGAGCGGACAGGCGGTGTTGGTGCACTGTAAGATGGGCATTTCTCGCTCTGGGTCCACCGTCATTGCCTACgccatgaagcagcagcactggCCGCTGGACGTGGCGTTGGCCTATGTTAGGGAACGCCGATCCATCGTCAACCCCAACGATGGCTTCATGAAGCAGCTCCAGACTTACAACGGCATTCTCAACGCGAG CCAGCAGCGCCACAGCACACTCTGGAGGCGAAAGTCTAGAGACCAAAGACAAAAGTCAGTGAACAAGGAGAAGGGTGGGGAGGAAGGAAAAccagacgaggaggaggaggaagaagaagaagaagatgaggaggatgagggacttgaggaagatgaggagactccagatgaaaaagatgattcagaagaagaaacagag GTGTTTGTGGAGCCAACGCCCAAGTCTGACACCGACCATGGACCGGGGCAGACGGGACCACCAGGAGTCAATCCTGCTATCACAGTAAATGAACCAGATAAGGACAAG GTTGCCTCAAGTGTTAACCGCAGTGGCAGGATGAacctcttctccctcatgcAGTCCATTAGTGAACTAGATGATGGGGATAAAGGACAG CTGCCTGGCAGTCCGAGGCGGTCACCAGGGCAGCGGAGGCGTAGCCAAGTTCGACGGAGTTTGACTCACCAGAGCGCATGTGTGGATGTTTCACCTGAACCACGAAGCCTACAGGACGCAGGTCAAAGCTGA
- the si:ch211-203d1.3 gene encoding protein phosphatase Slingshot homolog 3 isoform X2: protein MVEQLRPEDTIKLAVQLESVNPARVRYLIVVSTLGNKQESILLGMDFPNQDSDQCTIGLVLPVWSDTQVYLDGDGGFSVTSAEETRIFKPVSMQTMWSVLQVLHGCCERAVKATVIPGNGLEWAQHYHQHIESDRFCLNEWEAMDDLESVRKDSNGHSSADRVSNEGLIREHLRDIMRTEDLDNLTSKMVHSALKTRLAFDIRPFKEYIDNEILVTMAQMDKPSKIFDYLYLGSEWNAANFEELQKNNVGYILNMTREIDNFFPESFTYMNIRVYDVEATDLLSHWPDTYNFINTARKSGQAVLVHCKMGISRSGSTVIAYAMKQQHWPLDVALAYVRERRSIVNPNDGFMKQLQTYNGILNASQQRHSTLWRRKSRDQRQKSVNKEKGGEEGKPDEEEEEEEEEDEEDEGLEEDEETPDEKDDSEEETEVFVEPTPKSDTDHGPGQTGPPGVNPAITVNEPDKDKVASSVNRSGRMNLFSLMQSISELDDGDKGQLPGSPRRSPGQRRRSQVRRSLTHQSACVDVSPEPRSLQDAGQS, encoded by the exons ATGGTTGAACAGCTCAGACCAGAAGATACTATCAAGCTG GCGGTTCAGCTGGAGTCTGTCAACCCAGCCAGAGTCCGGTATCTGATTGTTGTCTCCACCCTGGGCAACAAGCAAGAGAGCATCCTGCTGGGCATGGATTTCCCCAACCAAGACAG TGATCAGTGCACCATTGGCCTGGTTCTGCCAGTATGGAGCGACACACAGGTGTATCTGGATGGAGATGG TGGCTTTAGCGTGACCTCGGCCGAAGAGACTAGAATTTTTAAGCCTGTTTCCATGCAGACCATGTG GTCAGTGCTGCAGGTGTTGCATGGCTGCTGCGAGCGGGCGGTCAAGGCAACGGTGATCCCAGGTAACGGCCTGGAGTGGGCCCAGCACTACCACCAGCACATCGAGTCAGACCGCTTCTGCCTCAATGAGTGGGAGGCCATGGACGACCTGGAGTCGGTCCGCAAGGACAGTAATGGACACAG tTCGGCAGACAGAGTTTCCAATGAGGGGCTAATCAGAGAGCACCTGAGAGACATCATGAGGACTGAAGACCTAGACAACCTCACATCTAAGATG GTGCACTCTGCCTTGAAGACCAGATTAGCCTTCGACATAAGACCTTTTAAGGAGTATATCGACAATGAGATCCTGGTCACCATGGCTCAGATGGACAAACCCTCCAAAATATTTGACTACCTTTACCTG GGCTCTGAGTGGAACGCAGCGAActttgaggagctgcagaaaaacaa tgtgggCTATATTCTGAATATGACAAGGGAGATTGACAACTTTTTCCCGGAGTCCTTCACTTACATGAACATCAGAGTGTATGATGTGGAGGCCACCGACCTGCTCAGTCACTGGCCAGACACATACAACTTCATCAACACTGCAAG GAAGAGCGGACAGGCGGTGTTGGTGCACTGTAAGATGGGCATTTCTCGCTCTGGGTCCACCGTCATTGCCTACgccatgaagcagcagcactggCCGCTGGACGTGGCGTTGGCCTATGTTAGGGAACGCCGATCCATCGTCAACCCCAACGATGGCTTCATGAAGCAGCTCCAGACTTACAACGGCATTCTCAACGCGAG CCAGCAGCGCCACAGCACACTCTGGAGGCGAAAGTCTAGAGACCAAAGACAAAAGTCAGTGAACAAGGAGAAGGGTGGGGAGGAAGGAAAAccagacgaggaggaggaggaagaagaagaagaagatgaggaggatgagggacttgaggaagatgaggagactccagatgaaaaagatgattcagaagaagaaacagag GTGTTTGTGGAGCCAACGCCCAAGTCTGACACCGACCATGGACCGGGGCAGACGGGACCACCAGGAGTCAATCCTGCTATCACAGTAAATGAACCAGATAAGGACAAG GTTGCCTCAAGTGTTAACCGCAGTGGCAGGATGAacctcttctccctcatgcAGTCCATTAGTGAACTAGATGATGGGGATAAAGGACAG CTGCCTGGCAGTCCGAGGCGGTCACCAGGGCAGCGGAGGCGTAGCCAAGTTCGACGGAGTTTGACTCACCAGAGCGCATGTGTGGATGTTTCACCTGAACCACGAAGCCTACAGGACGCAGGTCAAAGCTGA
- the grhpra gene encoding glyoxylate reductase/hydroxypyruvate reductase, translated as MQAAGKLMKVFLTRRIPPEGMKILSAAGVCEVSLWDSDEPVPREELLKGVQGAHGLLCLLSDKIDAEVLDAAGPNLKVISTLSVGFDHMALGEIKKRGIRVGYTPDVLTDATAELTVALLLATARRLPEGVEEVKNGGWSSWKPLWLCGYGLSGSTVGVIGLGRIGMAIAQRLKPFGVKKLLYSGRTAKAHAAEVNGEFVPLDTLVSESDFIVVSCSLTPETQGLCDKAFFSKMKKTAVFVNSSRGAVVNQEDLYEALTTGQIAAAGLDVTTPEPLPTNHPLLTLKNCVVLPHIGSATYSTRGIMAALSARNLLGGLQGTDMPSELNF; from the exons ATGCAGGCAGCCGGTAAACTCATGAAGGTTTTCCTGACGAGGCGCATCCCGCCAGAAGGGATGAAGATCCTGTCAGCAGCTGGAGT GTGTGAGGTGTCTCTGTGGGACTCGGATGAACCGGTACCGAGGGAAGAGCTTCTCAAAGGTGTGCAGGGGGCTCATGGGCTGCTGTGTCTGCTGTCCGACAAGATCGATGCTGAGGTTCTGGATGCTGCAG GACCCAACCTAAAAGTAATCAGCACTCTGTCGGTGGGATTTGACCACATGGCTCTGGGTGAAATCAAAAAACG TGGCATACGTGTTGGATACACTCCGGATGTCCTGACTGACGCCACAGCAGAACTGACggttgctctgctgctggccacCGCTCGCAGGTTACcagagggagtggaggaggTCAAAAA TGGTGGCTGGAGCTCGTGGAAACCTCTCTGGCTGTGTGGGTATGGTTTGTCCGGCAGCACGGTGGGAGTCATTGGACTAGGACGCATTG gcATGGCCATCGCTCAGAGACTCAAGCCCTTTGGAGTGAAGAAGCTTCTCTACTCTGGGAGAACAGCCAAGGCCCATGCTGCTGAGGTGAATGGAGAGTTTG TTCCCCTGGACACACTTGTGTCCGAGAGCGATTTCATAGTAGTTTCCTGCTCCCTGACGCCAGAAACCCAGGGGCTGTGCGACAAGGCCTTCTTCAGCAAGATGAAGAAAACAGCCGTCTTCGTCAATTCAAGCAG GGGAGCTGTGGTGAACCAGGAGGATCTTTACGAGGCTTTGACCACCGGACAGATCGCTGCGGCTGGACTGGACGTCACGACACCCGAGCCGCTCCCAACAAACCACCCACTCCTCACGCTTAAAAACTGCG TGGTGTTACCACACATCGGCAGCGCCACCTACTCCACCAGAGGCATCATGGCAGCTCTGTCAGCTCGGAACCTGCTGGGAGGTTTACAGGGCACAGACATGCCGAGTGAACTCAACTTCTAG